A region from the Thermococcus sp. Bubb.Bath genome encodes:
- a CDS encoding Maf-like protein translates to MLVLASSSPRRREILSRFISDFKVVPSNADENCSLSDPMEYAVELACRKAREVYLRTGGTVVGADTVVHLRGKILGKPRSEEEAIEMLELLSGKVHNVTTGYCIVHRGEEHRGAVTTEVKFRELGRDVIHAYVRTGEPMDKAGAYGIQGWGGLLVDRIRGDYYNVVGFPMEIIWKLRELGFNVLPY, encoded by the coding sequence ATGCTTGTTCTCGCTTCTTCTTCCCCCCGAAGGCGTGAAATCCTCTCGCGCTTCATTTCTGATTTCAAGGTAGTCCCCAGCAACGCCGATGAGAACTGCTCCCTCTCCGACCCGATGGAGTACGCGGTTGAGCTCGCCTGCCGGAAGGCCAGAGAGGTTTACCTCCGAACAGGGGGCACGGTTGTGGGCGCCGATACAGTTGTGCACTTGAGAGGGAAGATACTAGGCAAGCCGCGGAGCGAGGAAGAGGCAATTGAGATGCTTGAGCTGCTTTCCGGAAAAGTTCATAACGTGACGACCGGCTACTGCATTGTCCACCGCGGGGAGGAGCATAGGGGCGCCGTGACCACGGAGGTCAAGTTCAGAGAGCTTGGCAGGGATGTAATCCATGCCTACGTGAGAACTGGCGAACCGATGGACAAGGCAGGGGCCTACGGTATACAGGGCTGGGGCGGCCTCCTCGTGGATAGGATACGGGGAGATTACTACAATGTCGTCGGCTTTCCGATGGAGATAATCTGGAAGCTCAGGGAGCTTGGTTTTAATGTCTTGCCTTATTGA
- a CDS encoding PINc/VapC family ATPase, which yields MKVFVVDTSVIVDGRLTQFLSTLREKVRVVIPEVVVAEIEHQANQGKAIGHTGLEELKKLREISDGGLIELDFHGTRPELWQIRSAKLGEIDSVVRETAKELNAILITGDGVQRDVAIAKGIEVIFLSAKKELRHRLEDFFDETTMSVHLKAGLKPMAKKGKPGEWRLVVVRDEVLTDEELAEIADDIVERARRDPESFIEMDEPGATVVQLRNYRIVIAKPPFADRIEITAVRPVVKLGIEDYELDEKLLERLKDKAQGVLIAGAPGEGKTTFAQALAEWYASMGRVVKTMEKPRDLQVGEEITQYTALNGEMELTGDILLLVRPDYTIFDEMRKTSDFKIYSDLRLAGVGMVGVVHATKPIDAVQRFIGRVDLGMIPQIVDTVIFIKAGRVAKVLTLEYLVKVPSGMSEEDLARPVIEIRDFETGELEYEIYTYGEEVSVVPVKKEGKAPAFKLAEKRLKQEIKKFLPDVNTEVEIVSPHKAVIYADEFDIPAIIGKKGKRITDLEKRIGISIDVKSFAEREAGKPKERVPIEVEEKKKTIVLYVPQEHARKPLKFYGGEQYIFTATPSRKGLVKVSKNTPIGKELKRLIDAGIGIWAST from the coding sequence CACCAGGCCAACCAGGGGAAGGCAATAGGTCATACCGGCCTTGAGGAGCTCAAGAAGCTCAGGGAGATATCGGATGGCGGCTTAATCGAGCTCGACTTCCACGGAACCCGCCCCGAGCTCTGGCAGATAAGGAGTGCCAAGCTGGGGGAGATTGACAGTGTGGTCCGCGAGACTGCGAAGGAGCTCAATGCAATTCTTATCACTGGGGACGGGGTGCAGAGGGACGTCGCCATCGCAAAGGGCATTGAAGTAATCTTCCTCTCCGCAAAGAAGGAACTTCGGCACAGGCTTGAGGACTTCTTCGATGAGACGACAATGAGTGTCCACCTCAAAGCGGGCTTAAAACCGATGGCAAAGAAGGGGAAGCCCGGCGAATGGAGGCTCGTCGTGGTCAGGGACGAGGTTCTGACCGATGAGGAGCTGGCAGAGATAGCAGACGATATCGTTGAGCGGGCCAGGCGCGACCCGGAGAGCTTCATAGAGATGGACGAACCTGGAGCCACCGTCGTTCAGCTCAGGAACTACCGTATCGTTATAGCTAAGCCCCCGTTCGCCGACAGGATAGAGATAACCGCGGTTAGACCCGTGGTGAAGCTGGGCATAGAGGACTACGAACTGGACGAGAAGCTCCTTGAGAGGCTCAAAGACAAGGCCCAAGGTGTTCTGATAGCCGGTGCCCCCGGTGAGGGCAAGACAACCTTCGCCCAGGCCCTTGCTGAGTGGTACGCAAGCATGGGGAGGGTCGTCAAGACGATGGAGAAGCCGCGCGACCTGCAGGTGGGGGAGGAGATAACCCAGTATACAGCGTTAAACGGCGAGATGGAGCTGACCGGTGACATTCTCCTCCTGGTGAGGCCTGACTACACCATCTTCGACGAGATGAGGAAGACGAGCGACTTCAAGATATACTCTGACCTCAGGCTTGCGGGAGTCGGCATGGTTGGAGTCGTCCACGCAACAAAACCAATCGACGCGGTGCAGAGGTTCATCGGCAGGGTCGATCTCGGTATGATTCCGCAGATAGTCGATACCGTCATCTTCATCAAGGCTGGAAGGGTCGCCAAAGTCCTGACCCTGGAGTACCTCGTAAAGGTTCCGAGCGGGATGAGCGAAGAAGACCTCGCGAGGCCGGTGATAGAGATTCGCGACTTTGAGACCGGCGAGCTGGAGTACGAGATATACACCTACGGTGAAGAGGTCAGTGTTGTCCCAGTGAAGAAGGAGGGGAAGGCCCCCGCGTTCAAGCTGGCTGAGAAGAGGCTCAAACAGGAGATAAAGAAATTCTTGCCCGATGTAAACACAGAAGTTGAGATAGTGAGCCCCCACAAGGCAGTTATCTACGCGGACGAGTTCGATATCCCGGCTATAATAGGCAAGAAGGGGAAGAGGATAACGGACCTCGAGAAGCGCATAGGCATAAGTATCGACGTCAAGAGCTTCGCCGAGAGGGAAGCTGGCAAGCCCAAGGAGAGGGTTCCCATCGAAGTCGAGGAAAAGAAGAAGACGATAGTCCTCTACGTGCCGCAGGAGCATGCCAGAAAGCCCCTGAAGTTCTACGGCGGCGAGCAGTACATATTCACGGCGACGCCGAGCAGGAAGGGCCTCGTTAAGGTGAGCAAGAACACTCCCATTGGCAAGGAGCTCAAGAGGCTCATCGACGCCGGGATAGGGATATGGGCGAGCACGTGA